In the genome of Campylobacter helveticus, the window CTTCTATCGTGGCGCAGCTTTTATTTTTAGAAGCGGAGGACCCACAAAAGGACATTTATCTTTATATCAATTCTCCCGGTGGGGTGATAACAAGCGGTTTTAGCATTTATGATACGATGAATTACATTAAGCCCGATATTTGCACTATTTGCATAGGACAGGCTGCTTCTATGGGGGCGTTTTTGTTAAGTTGTGGAACGAAAGAAAAGCGTTTTGCCTTGCCAAATTCGCGCATTATGATTCATCAGCCTTTAGGTGGAGCAAGAGGACAAGCCACAGATATAGAAATTCAAGCGAAAGAAATTTTAAGACTTAAAACCATACTTAATGAAATTTTAGCTAAAAACACAGGGCAAAAAGTCGCAAAAATTTCTAAGGACACTGAAAGAGACTTTTTTATGAGTGCGTTGGAAGCTAAAGAATATGGGCTTATCGATAAGGTTTTGGAAAAGAGCTTTAAGTAGGGTATTGTGGTAAGAAAAATCATCACTTATCCAAATAAAAGGCTTTTTTTAAAGTCCTCTCTTGTGGAGAAATTTGATAAAGAGCTTCACACTTTGCTTGATGATATGTATGACACGATGGTTGCAAGTAGTGGAGTGGGGCTTGCGGCAATTCAGGTGGATGTGCCTTTGAGGGTTTTTATCGTTAATATTATTGACGAAAATGAAGAGCAAAAAAAAGAAGATTTATTAGAAGTTATTAATCCCATCATCACGCCTTTAGATGAGGAGTTTGTCGTTTGCACGGAGGGGTGTTTGAGTGTGCCTGATTTTTTCGAAGAGGTGCAAAGGTATCGTAGAATTTTACTGAAATATCAAGATAGATTCGGTGTAGCTAAAGAGCTTGAGACTGAGGACTTTTTAGCTGTGGCAATTCAGCACGAAAATGACCATTTAGACGGACATTTGTTTATAGAAAAGCTCCCTTTTTCTAAACGCGAAAAATTTAATAAAGAATTTAAAAAGCAGCGTAAAATCAAAAAAACGCAATGAAAAAATTTAAGTGCCTAAGTTTTAGCGAAGAATTAGACCTTATCGATGTAGAAAGCGTTTTTACAAGGGGACTTCCAAGCCTTAGTATAGTGGGTTTGCCAAATTCTGCCATTAAAGAGAGCATTGAGCGCATTAAAGCGACTCTTTTGACTTGCGATTTTTCTTTCCCTGCTAAGAAAATTACCATTAATTTAAGCCCCTCTGGCATCCCTAAAAAAGGCTCACATTTTGACCTTGCCATTGCACTTTTGATTTTGTTGCAAAATGAAGAAAAACTTGAAGATTTTTTCGTCGTAGGGGAGCTTGGGCTTGATGGAAGCATTAAAAGCACCAATGAGCTTTTTTCTTTGCTTTTATTTTTAAGCACTAAGGTTGAAAAAGCAAGGGTCATCGTGCCTAAAAGCCTTGCTTTAAAAGCTTGTATGATACCGAATTTAGAAATTTATGGTTTGGAAAATTTGTTTGAGGCTTTAGAATTTTTTAAGACAAAAAATTATGAAAAATTTAAATTGAGTGCAACGCACCCTCTTTTTACTCAACCCATCTTTATAGAAAATGAACTTTATATTAAAAATGATGAATTTGAGCTTGATTTTATCGATGTTAAAGGGCAAGAACTTGCTAAAAAAGCTTGCATTATCGCTGCTCTTGGTATGCACAATATGCTTTTTGAAGGAAGTGCTGGAAGTGGCAAAAGTATGTGTGCGAAAAGGCTTGTTTATATTATGCCGCCTCAAAGTTTAAGTGAAATTTTAATGCAAAATGCCTATATGTCTTTAAATTCTAAGGATTGTGAATTTGCTAAAAAGCGTGTTTTTAGGCATCCACATCACACCAGCACGAGGGCGAGTATTTTTGGTGGAGGAACGACAAATGCGAAGATAGGCGAAGTGGCTTTGGCAAATGGCGGTGTGCTGTTTTTTGATGAATTTCCGCATTTTTCTAAGCAAGTGATAGAAAGCTTAAGAGAGCCTTTAGAGGATAATGAAATTCACATTTCAAGAGTTAATTCTAAAATCACCTATCAAACTAAATTTGCTTTCATCGCCGCGCAAAATCCTTGCCCTTGCGGAAATTTATTTTCTAAGCATTTTACTTGTGTTTGCACGGAAAATGAAGTGAAAAAATATAAGGCACGCATTTCAACGCCCATTTTAGACAGGATAGACCTCTATGTAGCGATGGACGAGATAGACAAAAATGATAAGTCAAGTTTAAGCTCCGCACAAATGAGCGATTTAGTTTTAGAGGCTTTTAGCTTTTCTAAAAAAAGAGGACAGAAAGAATTTAATGGTAAATTAAAAGATGAGGATTTGAAGCATTTTTGCATTTTGAGCAAAGAGGCTCAAGATGTGCTAGATATGGCTATATCGCGTTTTAAGCTTTCACAACGCTCGATTAATAAAACCTTAAAAGTCGCTAGAAGCTGTGCGGATTTAAAACAAAGCGAAGTGATTGAAAAAAGCCACATTTTAGAGGCTTTGAGTTTTAGGATTAAAGATGTATGAGGGCGCGATTTTAGCACTTTTGCTACTTTTAGTGCTAAGTTTTGGAATTTTTTATAGGATTAAAAAACAAAATGAAATTTTGGCTTTAAAAAAAGAATGCGAAATAAAGCAAGAAAATTTATATAAAATGCTTTCTAAATGCGAAATTTTAGAGGCTTTACTAAAAGAAAAAGAGGTGCAATATAAAGAATTTTCCACCTTGCAATTGAAAGAAAAAGAGAGCTTAAAACAAGAATATGTAAAAAATTTAAACGCCTTAGAGCAAAAGCTAGAAAATAATTTGCAAAAGCAAAATTTAAATTATTTAAATCAAAATAAAATAATGCTTAATGAGGATATCAAAAAGCTTTTGGAAGAAATTTTTGTGCCTGTGAAAAAGAGTGTGAGAGAGTATAGTGAAAGATTAGCCCATAATGAAACCAGCCTTAAAAATAATATCACGCATTTGTTTGAGTATTCTCAAAATATTAAAGCAAATGCCGATAAACTCGCCACTATCCTTAAGGGCGATAAAAAAATTCGCGGGAATTTTGCCGAGCTTCAACTTCAAAATGTTTTAGAAAATAGCGGACTTATCAAAGATGAGCAATACAGACTTCAAGTTGCTTTCAAAAAAGAGGAAAAAAGCTATATCGCCGATGCTATCGTTTTTTTAGAACCGCAAAAAAACATCATCATCGATGCGAAATTTCCCCTGCCAAATGACTTTGATTTTAGCGATTTAAATGAACGCGTTTGTAAAGAACTTGCTTTTAATCTTAAAGAGAGGATTGATGAGCTTGCTAAAAAGCCTTATGCAAAATATGATACTTATACTTATGATTTTGTCTTGCTTTTTATCCCTTATCAAAATCTTTTAGACCTTGCCCTTAGCGTTGATGCCTCGCTCTATCAATACGCTTATAAGAAAAAAATTTATCTCACCACACCTAACACGCTTTTTATGGCACTTAATACCATAAACATCTCGTGGAAGCACATCAAAAGTAATGAAAATATCCTTAAAGCCTTTGATGAGCTTGGCAAATTTCACGATAAATTTGTGGGAGTTTTGGAGGATTTTACCAAGCTTCAAAATGCAAGTAAAAGTCTTAATGCTCAAATAGAAAATATGCAAAATAAGCTTTTCTCAGGCACAGGAAATTTAAGCACGAGAGTTGTTAAGCTTAAAGAATTAGGCGCTAAAACGCAAAAAAGTTTAGAAAAATGGAGCGAGGAATGAAAGCTGTTGTGAAAGAGAGCGCTAGTCTTGACTTAAGGGCGATGAATTTGGGGCTTGATGAGCTTGTCTTAATGGAAAATGCTGGAATTGCTTTGGCGAATTTGATTAAAAAAAATACAAAAAAGCTTAGAAATAAAAAGGTGCTTTTTTTACTTGGTGGGGGGAATAATGCAGCCGATGGGCTTGTAGCTTTGCGTCATCTAAAAAAAGCTAAGGCTTATAAAATGGGCTTTAAAGAAAATAAGATGTTTGCAAAACAAGAGCAAATTTTAAAAAATTATGAGCTTTCTTTTCTTGTTAAAGAGCCTAAAATCAAACATTATGGGGTGATAGTGGATTGTATTTTTGGAAGTGGTTTTAGGGGTGCGTTAGATGAGAAAACGACAAATTTTTTAAGAAAAATCAACAAAAGTAAAGCCCTTAAAATCGCCTGTGATGTGCCGAGTGGTTTGGGAAGTGCGTTTTGCTTTAAGGCGGATATTACCCTTAGTATGGGGGCGTTTAAAGAACTCTTACTTGAGGACTTTACAAAGGAATTTGTGGGGCGACTTAAACTTGCAAAACTTGGAATTTCGCATAAACTTTTTAGTGGCGAAGTTAAGACTTATTTGCTTAAAAAAAAAGATTTAAGGTTAATTAAAAGAAAAATAAGTGCTAATAAGGGCGATTATGGGCATATCGCCATAGTGGGAAATGGTGGAGCGGCGAATTTAGCAGGACTTGCGGCTTTAAATTTTGGTGCCGGGTTGGTCTCTCTTATAGGACAAAAGGCAAATTCTGCACTTTTGATGGAAAAAGAAGAGCTAAATGCGAATTTTAGCGTGGCAGCTCTTGGGATGGGGCTTTTAAATTTAGAGCTTTTAAAAGATAAAAATTTAAGCAAAATGCCTTTAATTTTAGACGCTAATGCTTTTTTAGATGAGGCTATTTTACCTTTTTTACAAAGAGAAGATGTGGTTTTGACCCCACATCCTAAGGAATTTACAAGACTTTTTAAAATATGCTTTAATGAGGATTTAAGTGTGGAAAAATTGCAAAAAAATCGCTTTTTTTATGTGGAAAAATTCACACAAATTTATCCTTGCGTTTTGGTTTTAAAGGGGGCAAATACCATCATCGCGCAAAAAGATAGGCGATTTGTTGTAAATCTTGGTAATGCAAATTTGGCAAAGGGTGGAAGTGGCGATGTATTAGCAGGGATGATAGCCACGCTTTTAGGAGCTAAATTTAGCCCTTTAAAAGCAGCGAAAAATGCCGTCTTAGCACACGCTTTAGTCGCGAGAAAATACAAATTTAACGCAAATAGCTTTGATGCTTTAAAACTGATAAAGGGGTTAAAATGCTTATAAAACTTGCTGTGCTTTTTAGTGGAAATGGAAGTAATTTAGAAAACATACTTAGCAAACTTCATCAAAAAACTTTTGGTAAGAATACTTTTGAGGTGGTGCTTTGCTTGTGTAATAAAAAAGAAGCTTATGGCATTAAAAGAGCTAGGAAATTTGGGCTTGAAAGTGTGATTGTCGAGCATCAAAATTATAAGAGTCGTGAGGAATTTGATAAGGCTGTGGTTGAAAAGATAAAAGAGAGTGGGGCGGACTTGACGATTTTGGCGGGTTTTATGCGAATTTTAAGTCCTGTTTTTACGCAAAATATTAAGGCGGTTAATCTTCATCCCTCTCTTTTACCTCTTTTTAAAGGTGCAAATGCCATAAAGCAAAGTTATGAAAGCGATATGAAAGTCGCTGGTGTGAGTGTGCATTGGGTCAGTGAGGAGCTTGACGGCGGGAAAATCATCGCACAAAAGGCTTTTGAAAAGAAAAATCTAACTTATGAGGAATTTGAGGAAAAAATTCACGCTTTGGAGTATGAATTACTACCCCAAAGCGTCATTGAGCTTTTTTGCAAAAATTTATAGCCCCCACAAAAGAGCGTGGGGGTTAATAAAGAAAACTAGAACTTCTTCTTCTTCACATCTTCAAGGATATTATTTGCTATATCACTAACATTATTAGAGATGATAGCACTTTCATTAGCTATTTCTACATTATCTTTAGTGGTTTGGTCGATTTGAGCTACACTTTCATTGATTTGAGTGATACCTGCAGTTTGCTCTTTAATACTTTCTGCCATATCATTGATAGATTGAACGAGAAGGTTAGTGTTTGCTTCTATCTCACTTAAAGACTTTTGGGTTCTTTCAGCTAGTTTTCTAACTTCATCAGCCACAACGGCAAAGCCTCTTCCGTGTTCTCCTGCTCTTGCAGCTTCTATGGCAGCATTTAAAGCTAGAAGATTGATTTGGTCAGCTATATCACCTATAATGCTTGTTACATTTTTAATCTCTTCACTTTGAGTGATAACATCACTTGTCTTTTGAGAGACATTTTGCATAGAGGAAGTAATCTCTTCTAAAGCAGCAGCTGTTTCTTCTAAAGAAGCTGCTTGAGAATTTGAACTTGTTGTTAAGTTTTGCACAGCGTTTTGAAGTTTGGAGCTTTCATTGGCTAAAGAATTTGCAAAATCTGAGCTTTGTTTTAGCATTTTGATGATTTCTTCGCCTAAGGTATTAGTTGTTACTTCTACACTACCTGTTGCATCTTCAATTCTATTTCTAAAGTCAAGTCTTTTAAATTCTTCAAAGATAGAATGAATTTTATTCATATCTTTACCCACTCTAGCTTGTAAAACATCAAGAATATTATTTAAAACATTTTTGAGTTCTATAAGTTGTGGGTTTCTAGGATTAGCTGTGATTCTTGCAGTGAGGTTACCATTTTCTACTATGCCTACTGTTTCTACGCTTTCTTTGACGGCTTGTTTATCTTGGTCAAGTCCTTGTTTAGTTGCAAGGATATTTTCATTAAGCATTTTGCCTATCGCACCTAGTTCATCGTCGGCATTTATTTTTATGATGTGTGGCTCTACCTTTTCGTGATTTAAGAAACGGAACAGAGTTTCTAAAGATTTCACAAGGATAGGAAGTCTAGCCCCTATAATCACTCTAACGCAATAATAAACTACGGCGATTACGGCGATTAAGAAGATAATCCCTATCGCAACGAAAATAAATTGCATTTTATATAAAGGTGCTAAAACTGAGGCTTTTGGTGCTGTGGTTAATATACTCCATTTACTAGAATTATCTAGCGTTGTAAAAGAAGCTATGGCGACAAAACTTTCTTCCCCAGATGAAGAAGTGTAGTTTTCAAAAAGAAAATCTTTATTTTCCTTAACGGCATTTACAATTTCTTTTGTTTGCGGACTAGAGCTAATTTCAGCTAAATTTTTAAGTAGTAAAGATAAATTTGTGCTATGAACTGCCACGGTGCTATCTTCACTAAGCAAGACTCTAATATTACCATCATACAAATCCAAAATAGGGTCCATTAGTGTCGTTGAAAAACTTTGTAAGTCAAAAACAAATCCCACGCAACCTATATATTTGCCATTTGTGTCAAATACTGGCATAGCGATATTAACACCTATAAATTCACCACGCCCCATGTCAAGTTTAGCAGGAACTCCTACATAAACTTTGTCATAATCCGCAGTTTTAGCTTCATTACGAATTCTTTGAACGACTGGGAAAGATTTGATTTTTTCAGAAAATTGCAGGGTTTCTATGCCACCGGATTTTTCCACAGCTGTATCCACAAATTCCATACCAAAAGTGCCTTTTTCGCTTCTATATTGTTTTTTCACATTAGTATCGCCAAGTATCGCACTATCTTCTAAAAGGAAAAAGGCAAAAGTGGCTTCACTAGAGGAATCAAAGGTATTTTTTATAACATTTTCCACATCGTTAAAGTCAAATCCGTTTTTACGAATATCTTCATTTATCGTTCTTGAGGCGGACTTAACCAAAGCGATAGTTTCGTTAAGCTTTGCTTCTATGTAGTTTGCGTAGCGTTTGGAAGCTTGCATTAAAACCTTATCCATTTGCTCTTTCATATTTGAAGAGACCTGAACGGAAGTAAGGGAGATAAAGGCTATCACGCCTATGATGACTGTAATTGCCACGGATAAAATAAGCTTTAAGCCTATATTGAGGGATTTAAACATTGTAAAGCCTTTCTTTAAAATCAAATGATTAATTTTAACAAAAAAAAAAAAATAAAACTTAAGAATAAAAATTTGGCATTGTTTTAAGATACAAAGCGTTTTATAAAATTCATTATAATCTAAGGAATTTTAAATTAAGGCGTTTTGATGATAGTGGATAAAAGCTATTTTATAGATGGGGTTGATGATGTGGAGCTTGGCATCAAAAGAGAATCTAAACTTGAATACCGCGTAAGTTATGATGATAGTAAGGACATTAAGGCTTTTGTGTTTTTAATCGGTGGATTTGGTGCAAATGCTAATATGAATTTTTTTGATTTTGAGCGTAAAAGCGTGGCAAAAGAACACCCCGTGTGCGTGGTGCAGCCGCTATATCATTGTTTTTGTGCGAGGATAGGCGTGGTAGAGCCTTATAACCCTGCCATAATACCAAATGCTAAAGATATAGAAAATTTGCAAAATATCTTACAAATTTGCAAGATTGACGCTAGGGTTGATGTGGAAAATTACACTAAGTTTTTTTCCTTGATAGATGAGCGTTTGCAAGAATTTAAAGAGGCTGGGGAGCTTGATGCGAATTTTATGGTGCATTTGGGTTGCGATTTTGTGCCTAAAAATGGAGATTATCAAAATTATGGCATTATGCCAGCTCTTGATATCATCAATGTCGCTAAAGATGCCTCATTAAAGCTTCCTCATTTTGCAAATTTGCCTAAAATTTATGTGGGAGGGAGTTACGGGGGCTATTTGGCTATGCTTTGTGCGAAAATCGCTCCTTTTTATGTCGATGGTGTTTTGGATAATAGTGGGGTCGTTTTGCCTTGGTTACCGCATATTCTAGGGCGTGAGACGGGGGTTCCTGAATTTATAATTAATGGAAAGCATTATGTGCTTGCTTGTTTTGTGAAGAAATTTTGGACAAAAGATGAAAATTCGCCCTATTATTTTTCCAACGCAAATTATTATGCAAGGACGATTTTAAATACTAAGCATCTTCAAACTCTCGCCGAAAAATCTAAAAAGACAATTTTCGTGCATTATCACTCAAATTTAGATGATGGCGCTCCAGTGGAGCAAAAGATGGAATTAAGCCAGACGCTTAAAAATTTAGGTTTTGATGATACGCTGCATTTGATAAAAGATGAAAACGATTTAGACGGACGCACGATAAAAAGCCTAGAACACGGACTTAGAATGAGCGATAAGGCTTTGTGTCGCAGAGAGCTTCCTAAAATTTTGGAAAAATTACAAGGAAGACAAACGCCTATGGCAGAAGATAGTGAAATAAGCTATGAGTGTGAGGACAAGCTCTTTACTTTTAAAGATACACGGGGGGGGGGGGGTATGCGCTTGACATTACAAATTTAAGCTAAAATGCGAAAAATTTTGAAAGGCAGATTTAATGAAAGCATTTTTACACATCGGCACGACAAATTCGGGTAATCAAGAAAAACAAGGCTTTTTAATGCAAAATGAAGCCTTGCTTTTAAAAAAAGGCTTTATCTACCCTAAAAGCTTACGCGTGGCAAATAGGCACTGGGCTTTGGTGGATATGGTTTTAGAGCTTGTGAAAAAGGAAAATTTGAGCCAAAATGTTTTAGAGGATTTGGAAAATGAAAGGCTTCTTAGGGCTTTAGAGAATTTTAAAGAAGAGATAAAAGAGCATAGGGACAAAACTTTCATCTTTTCAGCAGAGGGCATAGTGTGGGACTTCCCAACACGCCGCCATATCGAAATTTTAGAAAATATAATGCGAAATTTGGGCTTTGATGAGGTGAAAATCATTGTGTATTTTAGAAATACTTTGGATTATTTAAATTCACACTGCTCTCAAGATTATAAAAACAATATGGGCTTTTACTCGGGCGACTTTGCCCCCGATAAGCACCCAAGAAAGCATATATTTGACTACGCACAAATCGTAAAAGACCACGAAGCGGTGTGGGGGGAGGAAAATATCATCGTGAGGCTTTTAAGGCAAGACTATGTAGGGGGGACTATGCTTAAGGACTTTACATATCACTTAGGCATAGAGTGGGACGATGATTTCTCGCTGAAGCAACATAAAAATGAAAGCTTTAATTTGCTTGGCATAGAACTTCAATCAAGACTCAATAAAAAAGACATAGGCGGGAATTTCAACTCACTGCTTTACATCTCAAGGAAGCATTTTGAGGGTGTGAAAGAGGATAGGCTTAAATTTAGAGTGCAAAAGGACATCGCTAAGGCTTATGTGGATTATTACGCGCCCTCACTAGAGTGGGTAAGGGCGAAGTATTTTCCGCACAAAACATATCTTTTTGAGCCTGTTAATTGGGACGCGTATAAGGAAAATCCTCATTTAGAGCATATCACGCAAGAAGATTGGGATAAGGTGGTCGATTTTTTCACCGAGCTTTTGCAGTCTAAAAACGCGGTAATAGAATCTTTAAAAAAGCAAAGATAGGGGGGCAAAACGCCCCTTTGCTTGGGAGTGGCGACTTATCTTAAAAAGCAAGTTCTAGCATTTTTTTAATGCTAGTGAAATTTTCAAAATTTTCCGCATTGATAAATTCAGCCTTTAAAGGCTTACCATAATGCTTTTCAATCTCCGCCACCAAAGCCATAATGTCAATGCTATCAATCACATCATCGCTTACGAGGTTGTCCATATTTTCATCGATGTCTGTTCTTTCTATATTGATGAAAAACTGCTTAATTTGTTCCATTTTTACTCCTTTAATGCGGTATTATAAAATAAAATGATTAATTGATACAATTCACCCTATCTTGGTCGCTATCGCCTTTAAAAAAAGCAGCATTTTTCTTCTTGCTTGTAAGGGCGAAAAAAACGCAGACATTTTGCTTTAAAAAAGGCTCGTAATAAACAGGCAAAATTTCATCTTCATTTGCCAAAACAAAGCCCATTTTTAAAAAATACTCTTTTCTTGGCACGAAGCAAAGCAAACTTACAAATTCGCATTTTCTTTTTTGTAAAAGCTCCACAAAAGCAGCGCGTAAATCGCCCTTTAAATTCCCACAAAAATCCACTATCAGCATTACCCTAGCTTTTTCAATTTGTATCACTCTAGTAAAAAACACGGCTTTTAAGCTCTCATCTTTAAAAACGCCCAAGGCTTCGTATTTGTAAAAGGGGTGCTTTAAATAGCGGTTGGTAAAATAAGCCTTGCTTTTTTGCGGGGCAAAATGGCATTTAAGAGCGGAGCTTTTAAACTCTTTAAGACCAAGTTTTTTTAAGCTAAATTTGGATTTTTTAAGGGGTGGATTTTGCTTAAAAACGGCAAGTTTGAAGCTTTTTTTATACTCATTTTTGATATAAAAATGATAAAGTGCATCCACTTTGTCATAAAAAAGTTTGCAAAATTTAATGGAATCGCCAGAAAGTCCAGCCGTTGAGGTATTTTTTATTTTAAAAAATTCAAAAAGATAGCGGTAAAGTTTAAGTCCTAGCGAAGGGCAGGTTTTTTTAACACTCCAAATCGAAGTGAAAATCCACTTATCTTTTAAATTTACATCATACTGACTAAGAAGAGTAAAGCCTAAAATCCCATCAAATTCCCTCGTTTGCTCGTTGTAGGCTACTAGGATATTATAACGACAATTTTTGCGGTCAAGATATTGAAAATCAAGCACCTCGCGAGATAGCACAAAGATGTGATTTGCTCTCCATTCTTTAGCAATATAGTCTTGCAAAAGCCCCACCTCATCAATGCGGCAAAATCTTAACTGATGTTTCATCCCATACTCGCTTTTCCAAATTTAAAGGCATTGCAGTCAAAGCGGCTTAGAGTGAGAGGGTTTAGCCGTAAGTCCGCCGCGTCAATGTCCTTTTTATACTCTTCTAAGCTCACAAAGGCAAAATCTACCCCAAAGCTCTGCAAAATAGCCTTTGAATGATAGCTAAATTCTCCATAAGGATAGCAAAAAGTGCGAAGAGGGGGATTTAAAAAGCTTAAAATTTCAAAGGATTTTTTGACCTCGTTCGCTTCTTCCTTGGCGTTTAAATTTAAAAAATTAATGTGCGCGTGGGCGTGGCTGCCTATGAGCATTTTATTTTCAATCATTATTTTAAGCTCTTCGTGGTTAAGATAATAATCCTTATAAATTTGTGCCTCACTCAAGCCGCATTTTTTCACTAGTGCCGCGATAACTTCATCTTTGAGCTCTTCTTTGATGTGATAATTAAGCAAAAGTTTAAATTGCTTTACCGCCTCATCATCGTCAAGCAAATCGTAATAATCTGCAAATAAATACGCCTTTTCACCCTCAAAGGCTTCAGGGCCAGCAAGATTTAAGGCTAAGTCTAAGAGCTTCCCCCCCCCCCCGTATTTGCCGATGAGATAGTGGATTTTATGCACATTTAAAGCCCTTTTTTGCTCCAAAACTAAAGTCGGCATAAAGAAAATTCCCAAAGCCTTTCTTTTTAAAAGCTCAGGAAAAACGAGGCTAAAATGCTCTTTTAAGCCATCATCAAAGGTGAGTAAAATTTTATTTTTAAGCTCACTTATAAAATCAGGCTCTTTTTTAAGCCGACAAAAGTCCTCAAAACTTACAAGCCCGAAATTTTTCTCAAAAAAGTCTAATTGCTTTTTAAAATTCTCAAAAGAAAGATAGCGAAAAAAGGGCAAATCCTTTACATTCTTTCTTATATAATGATACATTATGATTTTCATTGTTTATTCTCCTAAAATAATATGCTCTACTTCTTTTTTAGCAGATTCTAGAATCTCTTTTGCTTCTTGCTGCAAGGCTTTTTTGCTCTTTCTTTAAACCCAGAAGTAATCCAAACATAAGAAGCAAGCTCTGTGGTCGCATAGCTAAAGGCTTGTTCTACTGCTCCACCAAATTCACGATCGGAAAGGTCTTGTTTCTTACACTCAACGACAATATAAGGAGCTTCGCATTTTTCATCACTAAATACGATAATATCAGCCTCTTTTGTAGAGCCTCCCATTTTCACAGAATCAAAAAGCTTGATACGCTCCACAGGATAGCCATATTGCAAAACTAGCTTTAAAAATGCTATGGTTTGGACCTGTTCTTCAGGATTAGTGTATTTGCGTCTTTTATCTTGGCAGTAATAAGTGATAAATTCTTTATTTTCATCAAAAGCGATGAGTTTTTTTGTAATCCCTTCGTTTAATAAATCTTGCTCAAAATTACTCATTTATATTTTTCACCTTTCACTGCTTTCTTCCACTTCTAGCTTTTTCAAACTGCATAAATTTCAGCTTACAAACGATAGGGATTTTTAAATTTTATCATTTAAAATTTTTCTATCTATCTTACCATTAGCATTAAGGGCGAATTTTTCCACCCTTACAAAGCTTGAGGCTATCATATAGCTTGGGAGTTTTTGCTTACAAAAAGCTTTTAAATTTAATTCCCCATCGCTTTCATAAAAGGCGATGATTTGCTCGTTTTTAAAAATGCAAGCGCTATTTTTAATCTTTTCGTGCGAATTTAGCACCGCTTCTATCTCGCCAAGCTCTATTCTATGCCCTTTGAATTTGATTTGATTATCCACGCGTCCATAGCATAAAAGCTCACCAAACTCATTATAAGCGACAATGTCCCCTGTTTTATAAAGTAAGTCTAAAAAATTATGATGCAAAGGGTTTTGGATAAAAGCCCCATTTGTCTTTTCTTTATCGTTGTAATATCCTAAAGAAAGGCTTGTCCCCCTTACAAAAAGTTCGCCTTTTTTTCCTACTTCATCAGGCTTTATTAAATTCTTATTTTCATCAAAAACTAAAAGCTCTGTATTTTCACACGCCTTTCCTATGGGTAAAAGCTCTTCGTCTTTAAAGGCTCTATCAACCTTATAAAAGCAGCAAACATCGGTAATTTCAGTTGGTCCGTAGAGGTTAGCAAAACTAGCATTTAAATTTTTTCTCCAGTAATTTAACTGCTTATTTGGCATAATTTCTCCGCAAAAAAGCACTTTTTTAAGCTTTTCAAGTTTGAAATTTTCTAAAGCCTGTGTATTGGCAAAATAAATCAAAACCGATGGCACCCAAAAGATAGTGTTGATGTGTTCTTTTTCGAGGTATTCTAGCACCTTAAGAGGAAAGGCAAAAAGCGAATTTGGCACTAAATGCACACTGCCACCTTCTTTAATGGTAGGGAAAATGTCTAAGATAGAATTGTCA includes:
- a CDS encoding polysaccharide deacetylase family protein, coding for MKIIMYHYIRKNVKDLPFFRYLSFENFKKQLDFFEKNFGLVSFEDFCRLKKEPDFISELKNKILLTFDDGLKEHFSLVFPELLKRKALGIFFMPTLVLEQKRALNVHKIHYLIGKYGGGGKLLDLALNLAGPEAFEGEKAYLFADYYDLLDDDEAVKQFKLLLNYHIKEELKDEVIAALVKKCGLSEAQIYKDYYLNHEELKIMIENKMLIGSHAHAHINFLNLNAKEEANEVKKSFEILSFLNPPLRTFCYPYGEFSYHSKAILQSFGVDFAFVSLEEYKKDIDAADLRLNPLTLSRFDCNAFKFGKASMG
- a CDS encoding type I restriction enzyme HsdR N-terminal domain-containing protein translates to MSNFEQDLLNEGITKKLIAFDENKEFITYYCQDKRRKYTNPEEQVQTIAFLKLVLQYGYPVERIKLFDSVKMGGSTKEADIIVFSDEKCEAPYIVVECKKQDLSDREFGGAVEQAFSYATTELASYVWITSGFKERAKKPCSKKQKRF
- a CDS encoding amino acid adenylation domain-containing protein yields the protein MIRHIDDFLQKSVKKFPQKMLFKEVDGKSLTYEEFDVLSKKLASKLLKTLPKSPTQSPVLIILPKSINTLISFFGVAKSGNFYTLLDEKMPLERVQKICKVLKPKAFITSKSLNFTLDLPTLYTENFEDYESDEEALKLAREKHIDTNLLYVFFTSGSTGMPKGVSISHKSVIDYAFWVSEEFDFDENSNLANQAPLYFDNSILDIFPTIKEGGSVHLVPNSLFAFPLKVLEYLEKEHINTIFWVPSVLIYFANTQALENFKLEKLKKVLFCGEIMPNKQLNYWRKNLNASFANLYGPTEITDVCCFYKVDRAFKDEELLPIGKACENTELLVFDENKNLIKPDEVGKKGELFVRGTSLSLGYYNDKEKTNGAFIQNPLHHNFLDLLYKTGDIVAYNEFGELLCYGRVDNQIKFKGHRIELGEIEAVLNSHEKIKNSACIFKNEQIIAFYESDGELNLKAFCKQKLPSYMIASSFVRVEKFALNANGKIDRKILNDKI